Proteins encoded in a region of the Streptomyces violaceoruber genome:
- a CDS encoding dienelactone hydrolase family protein — MTTITTRTVEYAADGLTMIGHLALPPGADRRPAVLLGPEGMGLSDVERGRADALAELGYAALAFDLHGGRYLGDPEEMLARCLPLLADPDRMRGIGHAALDVLRTQPRTDPGRIAAVGYGTGGAVGLELGRDGVDLRAIGTVNALTTGRPGEAERIRCPVWAGVGSQDPIMPPEQRNAFTAEMQAAGVDWRLTVYGGALHAFHHPPVDHPTVPGVGYHPRHAQRAWRDVVDLLAECLPLAEDRGTS, encoded by the coding sequence ATGACGACGATCACGACGCGTACGGTCGAGTACGCGGCAGACGGTTTGACGATGATCGGGCACCTCGCGCTCCCGCCTGGAGCCGACCGCCGGCCCGCGGTGCTGCTCGGACCGGAGGGCATGGGGCTCAGCGACGTCGAGCGCGGCCGGGCCGATGCTCTCGCCGAGCTGGGATATGCGGCGCTCGCCTTCGACCTGCACGGCGGGCGCTACTTGGGCGACCCCGAGGAGATGCTGGCCCGTTGCCTGCCGCTGCTCGCCGATCCCGACCGGATGCGGGGCATCGGCCATGCGGCGCTGGACGTGTTGCGCACCCAACCGCGGACCGACCCCGGCCGGATCGCCGCCGTCGGCTACGGCACCGGGGGCGCCGTCGGGCTGGAACTCGGGCGTGACGGCGTCGACCTGCGGGCGATCGGGACAGTCAACGCACTGACCACGGGCCGGCCCGGCGAGGCGGAGCGCATCCGCTGCCCCGTGTGGGCCGGCGTAGGGTCGCAAGACCCGATCATGCCGCCCGAGCAACGGAACGCGTTCACCGCCGAGATGCAGGCCGCGGGCGTCGACTGGCGCCTCACGGTCTACGGCGGCGCCCTGCACGCGTTCCACCACCCGCCCGTCGACCACCCCACGGTCCCCGGCGTCGGCTACCACCCACGGCACGCGCAGCGCGCCTGGCGCGACGTCGTCGACCTGCTCGCCGAATGCCTGCCCCTGGCAGAGGACCGGGGGACCAGCTGA
- a CDS encoding TetR/AcrR family transcriptional regulator C-terminal domain-containing protein produces the protein MNRETVITEALDLLDEVGLDGVSTRRLAKRLGVEQPSLYWYFRTKRDLLTAMAQAAMAPHAAEPLPEPGEDWHGWFLRNTRSFRRTLLARRDGARLHAGSRPTADLDRVRRKMDFLVASGVPERHAQMAMLAAGRFTVGCVLEEQAETGAGDTADLPADVPEIDHESAFEAGLALITDGLVRHVDAR, from the coding sequence ATGAACCGGGAGACGGTGATCACCGAGGCGCTCGACCTGCTCGACGAGGTGGGACTGGACGGCGTCAGCACCCGGCGGCTGGCGAAGCGCCTGGGTGTCGAGCAGCCGTCGCTGTACTGGTACTTCCGCACCAAGAGGGATCTGCTGACGGCCATGGCGCAGGCCGCCATGGCCCCGCACGCGGCCGAACCGCTGCCGGAGCCGGGCGAGGACTGGCACGGCTGGTTCCTGCGGAACACGCGCAGTTTCAGGCGCACTCTGCTCGCGCGCCGTGACGGTGCACGCCTCCACGCCGGCAGCAGACCCACCGCCGACCTCGACAGGGTCCGCCGCAAGATGGACTTCCTCGTCGCGTCCGGGGTGCCCGAGCGCCACGCGCAGATGGCGATGCTCGCGGCCGGCCGCTTCACCGTCGGCTGCGTCCTGGAGGAGCAGGCGGAGACCGGCGCCGGTGACACGGCGGACCTCCCGGCCGATGTGCCGGAAATCGATCACGAGTCGGCGTTCGAGGCGGGGCTGGCCCTCATCACGGACGGGCTGGTCCGGCATGTGGACGCGAGGTAG
- a CDS encoding FAD-dependent monooxygenase, with product MAQRSGTTSLRVLVAGGGIAGHALAYWLARGGHRVTVRERYPDLRATGAQIDLRGQGIEAVRRMGLLDTVRGRLVDEAGVAFLDARGRPRATLMANTSGRGRQSLTSEYEIMRGDLVRILHEATGNDVEYVYGTSVDGFDQDEHEVVAHCSDGSSETYDLLVAADGQGSRLRRAILPDGTDPYWRVGIHMAYWFVPRIASDSNVRDTCMVPGGRQIMRRSHNPTETQVYFVLRDDSAQASAIHREPVEKQQEFWASRFRDAGWQTERFVEGMRTSPFFYSQEIVQVRTDTWSRGRVVLAGDAAHCASPYSGMGTSGGLVGAHVLAGEINRRPDDLPTALAHYDTTLRPFTDEIQGEVNPRLLKLAMPMTQRAIDAFLTVTGMATRLRVPGLATRFSKEDRGGAWRLPHYPELRTA from the coding sequence ATGGCGCAGCGGTCAGGGACGACTTCCCTGCGGGTTCTCGTGGCCGGCGGTGGGATCGCCGGACACGCCCTGGCGTACTGGCTGGCCAGAGGGGGGCACCGGGTGACGGTGCGGGAGCGGTACCCGGATCTGCGGGCCACCGGCGCCCAGATCGATCTCCGGGGCCAGGGCATCGAGGCCGTCCGGCGCATGGGGCTGCTCGACACCGTCCGCGGCAGGCTCGTCGACGAGGCGGGTGTCGCCTTCCTCGACGCCCGCGGGAGGCCGAGGGCGACCCTCATGGCCAACACCTCCGGCCGGGGCCGGCAGAGCCTGACGTCCGAGTACGAGATCATGCGCGGCGACCTGGTCCGCATCCTTCACGAGGCGACCGGAAACGACGTGGAGTACGTCTACGGCACGAGCGTGGACGGCTTCGACCAGGACGAGCACGAGGTCGTCGCCCACTGCTCCGACGGATCGTCCGAGACCTACGACCTCCTGGTCGCCGCGGACGGGCAGGGCTCCCGCCTGCGGCGGGCGATCCTGCCGGACGGCACCGACCCGTACTGGCGGGTCGGCATCCACATGGCCTACTGGTTCGTCCCGCGCATCGCCTCCGACAGCAACGTCCGCGACACCTGTATGGTCCCGGGCGGCCGCCAGATCATGCGCCGCAGCCACAACCCGACCGAGACACAGGTGTACTTCGTCCTGCGCGATGACTCCGCGCAGGCATCGGCGATCCACCGCGAACCCGTCGAGAAGCAGCAGGAGTTCTGGGCGAGCAGGTTCCGCGACGCCGGATGGCAGACCGAGCGCTTCGTCGAAGGCATGAGGACGAGCCCGTTCTTCTACTCCCAGGAGATCGTCCAGGTGCGCACCGACACCTGGTCCAGGGGGCGCGTGGTCCTCGCCGGCGACGCCGCGCACTGCGCATCTCCCTACAGCGGCATGGGAACCTCCGGCGGCCTGGTCGGCGCCCACGTCCTGGCCGGCGAGATCAACCGGCGCCCGGACGATCTCCCGACCGCGCTGGCGCACTACGACACCACGCTGCGGCCCTTCACCGACGAGATCCAGGGCGAGGTCAACCCCCGCCTCCTGAAGCTCGCCATGCCCATGACCCAGCGGGCGATCGACGCCTTCCTCACCGTCACCGGCATGGCCACCAGGCTGCGTGTGCCCGGCCTGGCCACCCGCTTCTCGAAGGAGGACCGGGGCGGTGCCTGGCGGCTCCCGCACTACCCGGAACTCCGGACCGCCTGA
- a CDS encoding TetR/AcrR family transcriptional regulator, translating to MSLPSSRTRGRPARLDRARTVQTALDLLNESGLDTLTMRRLAQAMDVQAGALYRYFAAKQDLLTAMAEHMVDGVADAAGATGDGDWSERTARLARALRAALLAHRDGARVFAGTHATGPNTLRFADGLVGVLREAGFGDGDAARALYSVANFTVGHTLEEQAALTPGGGGPLDEATLREAVAAGTYPHLAATLPVLTSTDFTAHFEFGLRLLLDGLRAVRQ from the coding sequence ATGAGCCTCCCGTCAAGCCGGACCCGAGGTCGGCCCGCCCGACTCGACCGGGCCCGCACCGTCCAAACCGCCCTCGACCTGCTGAACGAGTCCGGCCTCGACACACTGACCATGCGCCGGCTCGCCCAGGCGATGGACGTCCAGGCCGGTGCGCTGTACCGCTACTTCGCGGCCAAGCAGGACCTGCTCACCGCGATGGCCGAGCACATGGTCGACGGCGTCGCCGACGCCGCCGGGGCGACGGGGGACGGCGACTGGAGCGAGAGAACGGCGCGCCTCGCCCGCGCACTGCGCGCGGCTCTGCTCGCCCATCGCGACGGCGCACGGGTCTTCGCCGGCACGCACGCGACCGGTCCGAACACCCTGCGCTTCGCCGACGGCCTCGTCGGCGTGCTGCGCGAGGCGGGCTTCGGCGACGGCGACGCCGCACGGGCGCTGTACTCCGTGGCCAACTTCACCGTCGGCCACACGCTGGAGGAACAGGCCGCCCTCACGCCGGGGGGCGGTGGGCCCCTCGACGAGGCGACCCTGCGCGAGGCGGTGGCGGCAGGGACCTATCCCCACCTCGCCGCAACCCTGCCGGTGCTCACCAGTACGGATTTCACGGCACACTTCGAGTTCGGGCTGCGGCTGCTCCTGGACGGACTGCGCGCCGTCCGGCAGTGA
- a CDS encoding monooxygenase encodes MSTDVIVVGAGPTGLMLACELALAGVRTRVLERRTEPQRDSRALSLHPRSVELMDQRGLLDRFLPLGRAVPGWHFAGLRTQLDFSALDSRHGYTLFLAQARTEAILERRAHELGVEISRGHEVLGVRQDGDGVEVEVRAPGGGTETAHSLYAVGCDGGRSIVRQAAGIGFPGTDETLTGVLGDFAVVDPQPGALAAARAGGVIVAPLEGGVTRFVYLDPERIRVPAREPVSLEEFRTSLTRITGSDCGVAEPVWLSRFGNATRLAESYRSGRILLAGDAAHIHFPAAGQGLNTGLQDAMNLGWKLAAVVGGWAPPGLLDGYDGERRPVGRSVTENTEVQTLLAELTLVAQYRRPAEALRRLLDQLLGMAEVNRRLADQVSALGTGYPPPDPGADPLVGRRMPDVGLTAAGSEATRVYELLHGGRFVLLSLAGDPALRESVDAGWGPRVTAVAVDKYDEHPDLDGVTEVLVRPDGHVAWATRTTDGGARDDQRARALTAWAGTRS; translated from the coding sequence ATGAGCACCGATGTGATCGTCGTGGGCGCGGGTCCGACCGGGCTGATGCTCGCCTGCGAGCTGGCACTGGCGGGCGTACGGACCCGGGTCCTGGAGCGCCGCACCGAACCGCAGCGCGATTCGCGGGCACTGAGCCTGCACCCGCGCAGCGTGGAACTGATGGACCAGAGAGGGCTGCTCGACCGGTTCCTCCCGCTCGGCCGGGCCGTGCCGGGCTGGCACTTCGCGGGCCTGCGCACTCAACTGGACTTCAGCGCCCTCGACTCCCGGCACGGCTACACCCTCTTCCTGGCCCAGGCGCGCACCGAGGCGATCCTCGAGCGGCGTGCGCACGAGCTGGGGGTGGAGATCAGCCGGGGCCACGAGGTCCTCGGCGTGCGCCAGGACGGCGACGGCGTCGAGGTGGAGGTACGCGCACCCGGCGGCGGCACCGAGACCGCGCACAGCCTCTACGCGGTCGGGTGCGACGGCGGGCGCAGCATCGTGCGGCAGGCCGCGGGGATCGGCTTCCCCGGCACCGACGAGACCCTGACCGGCGTACTCGGGGACTTCGCGGTCGTCGACCCGCAGCCCGGTGCCCTTGCTGCCGCCCGCGCCGGTGGCGTGATCGTCGCGCCGCTGGAAGGAGGGGTCACTCGGTTCGTCTACCTGGATCCGGAGCGGATACGGGTGCCGGCCCGGGAGCCGGTGTCCCTGGAGGAGTTCCGTACGTCGCTCACCCGGATCACCGGCTCCGACTGCGGCGTCGCCGAGCCCGTCTGGCTGTCGCGCTTCGGCAACGCCACGCGGCTCGCGGAGAGCTACCGTTCGGGGCGCATCCTGCTGGCGGGCGACGCCGCCCACATCCACTTCCCCGCAGCGGGGCAGGGCCTCAACACCGGGCTCCAGGACGCCATGAACCTGGGGTGGAAGCTGGCTGCCGTGGTGGGCGGCTGGGCCCCGCCCGGGCTGTTGGACGGTTACGACGGTGAGCGCCGCCCGGTCGGCCGGTCGGTGACCGAGAACACCGAGGTCCAGACCCTGCTGGCGGAGCTGACGCTGGTCGCGCAGTACCGGCGCCCGGCTGAGGCCCTGCGCAGACTTCTCGACCAGTTGCTGGGCATGGCGGAGGTCAACCGCCGGCTCGCCGACCAGGTCTCCGCGCTCGGCACCGGCTATCCGCCGCCGGACCCGGGCGCCGATCCGCTGGTGGGACGGCGCATGCCCGACGTCGGGCTGACCGCTGCCGGTTCGGAGGCGACGCGAGTGTACGAACTGCTCCACGGGGGCCGCTTCGTCCTGCTCTCCCTGGCCGGGGACCCGGCCCTTCGGGAGTCCGTCGACGCGGGCTGGGGCCCGCGGGTCACGGCCGTCGCCGTCGACAAGTACGACGAGCACCCGGACCTAGACGGCGTGACCGAGGTCCTCGTCCGTCCCGACGGCCACGTTGCCTGGGCCACCCGGACCACCGACGGCGGTGCACGCGACGACCAGCGTGCCCGGGCGCTGACCGCCTGGGCGGGCACGCGCTCCTGA
- a CDS encoding sporulation protein, whose protein sequence is MVFKRLLGSLGVGAPTVDTVLDPAPVLPGGTLTGQVHLEGGQTDFDIEHITLELVARVEAEHEDGEDEGVVVFDRFTVGGGFRLGAEEPRSVPFRVTLPWETPITELYGQPLGIVLGVRTELAVAGAKDKGDLDQLTVTALPVQEAVLEAFGQLGFGFGSADLEYGHIGGTGQQLPFYQEIELVPAPQYADRLNEIELTFLAGPGGLEVVLEADKRGGLLSSGHDAVTRFSVGHHDARDWAAEVEDWVRQLVEHHTTYGAPGTHGHSTPYAGHGHHDPHGNGGRHHDDHRSGPGVGTAVAAGAAGLAVGVVGGMVAAEVVDEVGDFFEGDDEEEDEG, encoded by the coding sequence ATGGTGTTCAAGCGACTTCTGGGCTCGCTCGGCGTGGGCGCCCCCACGGTCGACACGGTTCTCGATCCGGCTCCGGTCCTGCCCGGCGGCACACTCACCGGCCAGGTTCACCTCGAGGGCGGGCAGACCGACTTCGACATCGAGCACATCACCCTCGAACTCGTGGCCCGGGTCGAGGCGGAGCACGAGGACGGGGAGGACGAGGGTGTCGTCGTCTTCGACCGGTTCACCGTCGGCGGTGGCTTCCGGCTCGGGGCGGAGGAGCCGCGCAGCGTGCCCTTCCGGGTCACGCTGCCCTGGGAGACGCCGATCACCGAGCTGTACGGACAGCCGCTGGGCATCGTGCTCGGCGTGCGCACCGAGCTGGCCGTCGCCGGCGCCAAGGACAAGGGCGACCTGGACCAGCTCACCGTCACGGCCCTGCCGGTCCAGGAGGCCGTCCTGGAAGCCTTCGGGCAGCTCGGTTTCGGCTTCGGGTCTGCCGACCTGGAGTACGGGCACATCGGCGGTACGGGCCAGCAGCTGCCCTTCTACCAGGAGATCGAACTCGTCCCCGCCCCGCAGTACGCCGACCGGCTCAACGAGATCGAGCTGACCTTCCTGGCCGGACCCGGCGGGCTCGAAGTGGTCCTGGAGGCGGACAAGCGCGGCGGGCTCCTCTCCTCCGGCCATGACGCCGTCACCCGCTTCTCCGTCGGCCACCACGACGCCCGCGACTGGGCCGCCGAGGTGGAGGACTGGGTCCGGCAGCTTGTCGAGCACCACACGACGTACGGGGCGCCAGGTACTCATGGGCACAGCACGCCGTACGCCGGCCACGGACACCACGATCCCCACGGCAACGGCGGTCGTCATCACGACGACCATCGCTCAGGCCCGGGTGTGGGCACGGCCGTCGCGGCCGGAGCGGCCGGACTCGCGGTCGGCGTGGTCGGTGGCATGGTGGCCGCGGAAGTCGTCGACGAGGTCGGCGACTTCTTCGAAGGCGACGACGAGGAGGAGGACGAGGGCTGA